Proteins encoded by one window of Alkalinema sp. FACHB-956:
- a CDS encoding ABC transporter permease produces MTYPKELVIESGRAQRQYWRDLWRYRELFYFLAWRDLLVRYKQTAIGIAWALLRPFLTMVVFTVVFGSLAKLPDNGVPYPILVFSAMLPWQFFANSLSECSNSLITNANLISKVYFPRLIVPTSAIIVSFVDFMISAIILLGLMAWYNFVPSWRILLLPGFIAIAFAASMGAGLWLAALNVKYRDFRYVVPFIIQFGLYISPVGFSSTIVPEAWRWLYSLNPMVGVIDGFRWAILGGQSELYVPGLLCSIGLVTFLLIGGIRYFRAYERSFADVI; encoded by the coding sequence ATGACGTATCCCAAGGAACTGGTGATTGAATCAGGCCGTGCCCAACGCCAATACTGGCGTGACCTCTGGCGCTACCGTGAACTTTTTTACTTCCTCGCTTGGCGGGATTTGCTGGTGCGCTATAAACAAACCGCGATCGGGATTGCCTGGGCTTTGCTGCGCCCCTTCCTGACGATGGTGGTTTTCACTGTGGTTTTCGGTAGCTTGGCAAAACTTCCAGATAATGGTGTGCCCTATCCCATTCTCGTATTTTCCGCGATGCTGCCCTGGCAGTTTTTTGCTAACTCCCTGTCGGAATGTAGTAATAGTCTTATTACGAATGCCAATCTAATTTCCAAAGTCTATTTTCCCCGTCTAATTGTGCCGACCTCGGCAATTATTGTGAGTTTTGTAGATTTCATGATTTCGGCCATTATTTTGCTGGGGCTGATGGCTTGGTATAACTTTGTGCCCAGTTGGCGAATCTTGTTATTGCCGGGATTTATCGCGATCGCCTTTGCTGCCTCCATGGGAGCAGGTCTCTGGTTAGCCGCGCTGAATGTGAAATATCGCGATTTCCGCTATGTGGTTCCCTTTATTATTCAATTTGGTTTGTACATTTCACCCGTGGGCTTTAGCAGCACGATCGTCCCGGAAGCTTGGCGCTGGTTGTATTCCCTCAATCCCATGGTTGGGGTGATCGATGGGTTTCGCTGGGCGATTTTGGGCGGTCAGTCGGAACTGTATGTCCCAGGGTTGCTTTGTTCGATCGGCCTCGTGACGTTCCTGTTGATTGGTGGAATCCGTTATTTCCGTGCCTATGAGCGCTCCTTTGCCGATGTGATTTAA
- a CDS encoding ABC transporter ATP-binding protein — protein MSNSVIQVDHLSKRYTLRHQNTERYQSLRDTLVRQTKQLGRRILAPGRSMAKPYQEDFWALRDLSFDIKQGDRVGIIGRNGAGKSTLLKLLSRITEPTSGRIRLRGRVASLLEVGTGFHPELTGRENIFLNGAILGMSKAEIQQKFDEIVAFAEVERFLDTPVKRYSSGMYVRLAFAVAAHLEPEILIVDEVLAVGDAQFQNKCLGKMQDVAHSGRTVLFVSHNMAAIRQLCDSAIMLQRGELIFSGSAEEGVKHYLNSAATTGNAIGMVSSYGIALTDAALEDGDAYPTRSPIFDRDHSLRLQLQAHSPLSDCAVVVQIHDDLGTLVSSLCTVEEGIAPFALKNEVSIRFDLGRMTLFPGSYRVSVFLYRSNDPITYLAAEDVLKFEVQPSIIQDAMWSYRSDHGITRLAQGCALLSHQPSLATRG, from the coding sequence ATGTCTAATTCCGTTATTCAAGTTGATCACCTGAGCAAACGCTACACGCTCCGCCACCAAAACACTGAGCGCTATCAGTCCCTGCGTGATACCCTCGTGCGCCAAACCAAACAACTGGGACGGCGAATTCTAGCCCCTGGCCGATCGATGGCTAAACCTTACCAGGAAGACTTTTGGGCGCTGCGAGATCTGTCATTTGATATTAAACAGGGCGATCGGGTCGGTATCATTGGTCGCAATGGTGCAGGTAAATCAACCTTGCTGAAGCTGCTGAGCCGCATTACCGAACCCACTTCAGGTCGGATTCGTTTGCGGGGTCGGGTGGCAAGCCTCTTGGAAGTCGGGACGGGTTTTCATCCGGAACTGACTGGGCGGGAAAATATTTTCCTGAATGGGGCCATCCTGGGCATGAGCAAAGCAGAAATTCAACAAAAGTTTGATGAAATTGTCGCCTTTGCTGAAGTTGAACGCTTTCTTGATACACCCGTGAAACGTTACTCGTCCGGGATGTATGTGCGATTGGCCTTTGCGGTGGCAGCCCACCTGGAACCGGAAATTCTAATCGTGGATGAAGTGCTGGCGGTGGGCGATGCCCAGTTCCAAAATAAATGCCTAGGCAAAATGCAAGATGTTGCCCATAGTGGTCGTACAGTCTTGTTTGTCAGCCACAATATGGCCGCCATTCGCCAGTTGTGTGATTCGGCGATTATGTTGCAGCGGGGAGAACTGATCTTTTCGGGGAGCGCTGAAGAAGGCGTTAAACATTACCTCAACAGCGCAGCGACGACGGGTAATGCGATTGGGATGGTGAGTTCCTACGGAATCGCTTTAACGGATGCGGCGTTGGAAGATGGAGATGCCTATCCCACCCGATCGCCCATCTTCGATCGTGACCATAGCCTCCGACTTCAGCTCCAGGCCCACAGTCCGCTGAGCGATTGTGCGGTAGTGGTGCAGATCCATGACGACCTCGGTACCTTGGTGTCGAGCCTGTGTACCGTCGAAGAAGGCATTGCACCCTTTGCGCTTAAAAATGAGGTGAGTATTCGGTTTGACCTGGGGCGGATGACACTATTTCCAGGCTCCTACCGCGTCAGCGTTTTCTTGTATCGATCGAATGATCCCATCACCTATCTCGCTGCAGAAGATGTTCTGAAATTTGAAGTTCAGCCCTCGATTATTCAAGATGCCATGTGGTCCTATCGCAGTGACCATGGCATTACCCGCTTAGCCCAAGGTTGCGCCCTGCTCAGCCATCAACCTTCCCTAGCGACCCGAGGTTAG
- a CDS encoding glycosyltransferase family 4 protein produces the protein MKIAFVSYEYPPDTAIGGIATYVRQAAKMLAQRGHHVEVFAASPSRSGCETSPGLKIHRIQPRDRASFAQEIAPIFAERHRLVQFDVLEGPDCGADAAAIVAQFPTLPLVIKLHTPSYILQRVGHTPLQGAAKLRFILGALRRGQWPKLPPDQPLYDRQSDPEYRHALQAQTIAAPSAAIGQQVQQDWQLDQSIIDLVPYPYIPTPALLDIPLDTQTQRVTFIGRLEIRKGILDLMRAIPQVLQQYPAAKFCFVGPAWPSPVHQLNMQEYICRKLHRHRHAMEFTGAVPLDHIPKYLAQTDICVFPSIWESFGLVCLEAMAAGRGVVGSSSGGMVELLDGGNAGLLTPPKHPELLAKSILQLLQNPDLRQQYGEIARDRVLSQYSLDYIGQIQEASYRSTIDRQASREIVRL, from the coding sequence ATGAAAATTGCATTTGTCAGCTACGAATATCCACCGGATACGGCGATCGGGGGAATTGCCACCTATGTGCGGCAAGCAGCGAAAATGTTGGCCCAGCGCGGGCATCATGTGGAAGTCTTTGCGGCGAGTCCCTCCCGTTCCGGCTGTGAAACTAGCCCTGGCCTGAAAATCCATCGGATTCAACCGCGCGATCGGGCCAGTTTTGCCCAGGAAATTGCACCGATTTTTGCGGAGCGTCATCGATTGGTCCAGTTTGATGTACTGGAAGGGCCGGACTGTGGGGCAGATGCAGCTGCTATCGTGGCCCAATTTCCCACCTTGCCGCTGGTGATCAAACTCCATACCCCCAGTTATATTTTGCAAAGGGTGGGCCATACCCCCTTGCAGGGCGCGGCGAAACTGCGATTTATTCTGGGTGCGCTGCGCCGGGGGCAGTGGCCCAAACTACCGCCAGACCAGCCGCTGTACGATCGCCAGTCCGATCCCGAATATCGCCACGCCTTACAAGCCCAAACCATTGCAGCCCCCTCCGCAGCGATCGGTCAGCAAGTCCAACAGGATTGGCAACTCGATCAATCAATTATCGATCTCGTGCCCTATCCCTACATTCCCACGCCAGCCCTCCTGGACATTCCCCTGGATACGCAAACCCAGCGAGTGACCTTTATTGGCCGGTTGGAAATTCGCAAAGGCATTCTAGATTTGATGCGGGCGATTCCCCAAGTGCTCCAGCAATACCCTGCCGCCAAATTCTGCTTTGTGGGACCTGCTTGGCCTTCGCCCGTCCACCAGTTGAATATGCAGGAATACATTTGTCGAAAACTGCATCGCCATCGCCATGCCATGGAATTCACGGGCGCTGTACCCTTGGATCACATTCCCAAATATCTAGCCCAAACGGATATCTGCGTTTTCCCCAGTATTTGGGAAAGTTTTGGTTTGGTTTGCCTGGAAGCGATGGCCGCAGGACGGGGCGTGGTAGGCAGTAGTTCCGGGGGCATGGTGGAATTGCTAGATGGGGGCAATGCCGGATTGCTGACGCCGCCCAAGCATCCTGAACTATTGGCAAAATCGATTCTCCAACTGTTGCAAAACCCTGATCTCCGACAGCAGTATGGCGAGATCGCCCGTGATCGCGTTCTGAGTCAATATAGCTTGGATTATATCGGCCAAATTCAAGAAGCGAGCTATCGATCGACCATCGATCGTCAAGCCAGTCGTGAAATCGTTAGGTTGTAA
- a CDS encoding glycosyltransferase, whose translation MKPIISVIVCTHNPRADYLQQTLNALACQSLPFSVWELLLIDNASREPLEATWSLQWHSQGRIIREDKIGLTAARLRGFEEAQGEILVFVDDDNVLNEHYLAEVQRSFQQHPSLGAIGGKSIPQFESSPEPWMAEFYTVLALRDFGSQRLISPIYSPEDKIEYPSFAPAGIGLSIRRIAFGQYVDRAQKDAARLALGRTGKQLTSGEDNDIVLTVLENGWQLGYFPALEVTHLISANRLERDYLARLNQAAMRSWVQVLGMHNLKLWEPIAPWTVFPRKAKAFIAYKAWKDAAAYVRWRGACGLYEALAGMA comes from the coding sequence ATGAAACCAATCATCAGTGTGATTGTTTGCACCCATAATCCGCGTGCCGACTATCTCCAACAAACGCTCAATGCCCTTGCTTGCCAATCGCTCCCTTTTTCCGTGTGGGAACTTTTGCTGATTGATAATGCCAGTCGGGAACCCTTGGAAGCGACGTGGAGCCTCCAGTGGCACTCCCAGGGCCGGATCATTCGTGAGGATAAAATTGGCTTGACGGCGGCTAGATTACGCGGTTTTGAAGAGGCTCAAGGCGAAATTCTCGTCTTTGTTGATGATGATAATGTTCTCAACGAGCATTACCTAGCAGAAGTTCAACGCAGTTTTCAACAACATCCCAGCCTAGGCGCGATCGGGGGCAAGTCCATCCCACAATTTGAGTCCTCGCCGGAACCGTGGATGGCTGAGTTTTACACCGTATTAGCCCTGCGTGACTTTGGCTCTCAACGCTTAATCAGCCCGATTTACAGCCCCGAGGACAAAATCGAATATCCCAGTTTTGCCCCCGCAGGCATTGGCCTCTCGATTCGGCGCATTGCCTTTGGGCAGTATGTCGATCGAGCCCAGAAGGATGCTGCGCGTTTGGCCTTAGGACGCACGGGCAAGCAACTCACCTCCGGGGAAGATAACGATATTGTGCTGACGGTGTTGGAAAACGGTTGGCAACTGGGATATTTTCCAGCGCTGGAAGTGACCCACTTAATTTCCGCCAATCGCTTAGAGCGGGATTACCTCGCCCGCCTCAACCAAGCCGCCATGCGATCGTGGGTGCAGGTGCTGGGAATGCACAACCTTAAACTCTGGGAACCGATCGCTCCTTGGACGGTCTTCCCCCGCAAAGCCAAAGCCTTCATCGCCTACAAAGCCTGGAAAGATGCCGCCGCCTACGTCCGTTGGCGTGGAGCCTGCGGCCTATACGAAGCCCTAGCTGGAATGGCTTAA
- a CDS encoding glycosyl transferase has translation MSVLQPLSTFAKALHLGQLLYQTYHRPKGILQKTLKRGVLNELGDRTAQRQMEAAAESLPSLTPSDNPAKIYFLSGDRFWYQTCFCAYSMIAQAGVYYRPVIYDDGTLDQTCSDKIRRIFPDAEIITAQSVEETLDQHLPANTFPTLRSRRLEYFNLRKLTDIHVNSHGWKLVLDSDMLFFRPPHFLIEWLRNPNHSCYMLDVDNAYGYSDALMTQLAGAPIPDRINVGICGLNSDAIDWHELEYWCKTMIDREGTHYYQEQALSAMLMARDTSWVAPRQDYLLMPDRQEAENPQAVMHHYVADSKPWYFRYGWQHIAACTS, from the coding sequence ATGTCTGTCCTTCAACCCCTCTCCACCTTCGCCAAGGCGCTGCATTTAGGCCAATTGCTCTATCAAACCTACCATCGCCCTAAGGGAATTTTGCAAAAAACCTTAAAGCGAGGTGTGTTGAATGAATTGGGCGATCGCACGGCGCAACGGCAAATGGAAGCCGCAGCGGAAAGCTTACCCAGCTTAACGCCCAGCGACAATCCCGCCAAAATTTACTTTCTGAGTGGCGATCGCTTTTGGTATCAAACCTGTTTCTGCGCCTATTCCATGATTGCCCAGGCGGGTGTTTACTATCGCCCCGTGATTTACGACGATGGCACCCTGGATCAAACCTGTAGCGATAAAATTCGTCGCATTTTTCCCGATGCTGAGATTATAACTGCGCAATCTGTTGAAGAAACGTTAGATCAGCATTTACCTGCCAACACGTTTCCCACCCTGCGATCGCGGCGTTTGGAGTATTTCAACCTCCGCAAACTGACCGATATTCATGTCAATTCCCACGGCTGGAAACTCGTGTTGGATTCCGATATGCTGTTCTTCCGTCCGCCCCATTTCCTGATCGAATGGTTGAGGAATCCTAACCATTCCTGTTACATGCTGGATGTGGATAATGCCTACGGTTATTCCGATGCATTAATGACCCAATTGGCCGGTGCACCGATTCCTGATCGAATCAATGTTGGCATTTGTGGCCTCAATAGTGATGCGATCGATTGGCATGAGTTGGAATATTGGTGCAAAACCATGATCGATCGGGAAGGCACCCACTATTACCAGGAACAAGCCCTGTCTGCCATGCTGATGGCGCGGGATACCAGTTGGGTCGCGCCCCGGCAGGATTATTTGCTCATGCCCGATCGTCAGGAAGCAGAAAACCCCCAAGCTGTGATGCACCACTATGTTGCTGACTCTAAACCCTGGTATTTCCGCTACGGTTGGCAGCATATTGCAGCATGTACTAGCTAG
- a CDS encoding glycosyltransferase yields the protein MHPSNKIIQGFWIGPKLSLMEQLSIRSFLAQGHEYHLYAYDAIDGVPKGTTIQDANEILPSDRIFTYQHGEEKGSYSGFADLFRSHLLAKKGGWWADLDVICLKPFDFAEEYVIASSYEGKWGNPAINCVMKMPPNSVLANYLCEQSDARDPNSLRFAETGPLLLQDALRKLQLENAIVDHEIFCPISWRTVQKRIAYAQPCAWPLRAGIRVKEFARSILKPHVTRDRVRPNSYAVHLWSEMWRRNQLDKNGVFHDNCLYEKLKQQYL from the coding sequence ATGCACCCTTCTAACAAAATCATTCAAGGTTTCTGGATTGGCCCCAAGTTGTCTTTGATGGAGCAATTGTCGATTCGATCGTTTCTGGCCCAAGGTCATGAATACCACTTATACGCCTACGATGCCATCGACGGTGTACCCAAGGGCACAACGATTCAGGATGCCAATGAAATTTTGCCCTCCGATCGCATTTTCACCTACCAACATGGCGAGGAAAAGGGCAGTTATTCTGGCTTTGCTGACCTATTTCGCAGCCATTTGCTGGCAAAAAAAGGTGGCTGGTGGGCGGATTTAGATGTCATCTGCCTCAAACCCTTTGATTTTGCTGAGGAGTATGTGATCGCCTCCAGCTATGAAGGCAAATGGGGTAATCCTGCCATTAACTGCGTGATGAAAATGCCGCCCAACAGCGTTCTGGCGAATTATCTCTGTGAGCAAAGCGATGCCCGCGATCCCAATTCTCTCCGCTTTGCGGAAACTGGGCCGCTGCTGCTCCAGGATGCATTACGCAAATTGCAATTGGAAAACGCGATCGTCGATCACGAGATTTTCTGCCCCATTTCCTGGCGGACGGTGCAAAAGCGCATTGCCTACGCTCAGCCCTGTGCTTGGCCCTTGCGGGCGGGGATTCGCGTTAAGGAATTCGCCCGATCGATCCTCAAGCCCCACGTAACGCGCGATCGGGTCAGACCCAATTCCTACGCGGTACACCTGTGGAGCGAAATGTGGCGACGCAACCAGTTGGATAAGAATGGCGTATTTCATGACAACTGTTTGTATGAAAAGCTGAAACAACAGTATCTCTAA
- a CDS encoding glycosyltransferase family 2 protein, whose translation MQPLVSILIPAYNAEDWIAKTLQSVLKQTWLNIEVIVVDDGSSDNTFNIAKQFESTIVKVYSQPNRGAAAARNYALRQAQGEFIQFLDADDLLAIDKIEQQMQLLLSTVAPGEAPTCIASGPWARFYLSAEEAEFIPQPLWRDFAPIDWLVCAWEGHWMMHPAAWLVPRAIAEAAGPWDEALSLNDDGEYFARVILASSEVKFCATAKSYYRSGISGSLSDRKSDAAYRSAYRAIAAGNTWLLAAETSPRTRKVCATQFQRFIYETYPAVPELRQQAAQWVRQLGGSDLKPTGGPLFQKLSKFLGWRFAKQIQQWIYQQGYRRWQIQRKSQAVITNASTAVNTSTTAAEALAWRES comes from the coding sequence ATGCAACCTTTAGTCTCTATCCTGATTCCTGCCTACAATGCTGAGGATTGGATCGCCAAAACCCTTCAGTCAGTCCTGAAGCAAACTTGGCTCAACATTGAAGTCATTGTTGTTGATGACGGTTCTTCGGACAATACCTTCAACATTGCAAAACAATTTGAAAGCACGATCGTCAAAGTTTACAGTCAACCCAACCGAGGGGCGGCGGCGGCTCGAAACTATGCCCTCCGGCAAGCCCAGGGCGAGTTTATTCAGTTCTTGGATGCCGATGATCTCTTGGCGATCGACAAGATTGAGCAACAAATGCAGCTTTTGCTGTCCACCGTTGCACCGGGCGAGGCTCCCACCTGTATTGCTTCTGGGCCTTGGGCGCGGTTCTATCTCAGTGCGGAAGAGGCGGAATTCATTCCCCAACCCCTCTGGCGGGATTTTGCGCCGATCGATTGGCTGGTCTGCGCTTGGGAAGGGCACTGGATGATGCATCCGGCGGCTTGGTTGGTACCAAGGGCGATCGCGGAGGCGGCAGGCCCCTGGGATGAGGCGTTGTCGTTAAATGATGATGGTGAATATTTTGCCCGCGTGATTTTGGCAAGTTCAGAAGTCAAATTCTGCGCCACCGCAAAAAGCTACTATCGATCGGGGATTTCCGGTAGTTTAAGCGATCGTAAATCCGATGCTGCCTATCGATCGGCCTACCGCGCGATCGCCGCTGGCAACACTTGGCTGTTGGCGGCAGAAACCAGTCCCCGCACCCGCAAAGTCTGCGCCACCCAATTCCAGCGGTTTATCTACGAAACCTATCCTGCGGTTCCGGAGTTGCGGCAACAGGCAGCGCAATGGGTTCGGCAACTGGGAGGATCGGATTTAAAACCTACCGGTGGGCCGCTGTTCCAGAAATTATCTAAATTCTTAGGATGGCGTTTTGCTAAACAGATCCAGCAATGGATTTATCAACAGGGTTACCGTCGCTGGCAGATTCAACGGAAGAGTCAAGCCGTAATTACAAACGCGAGTACCGCAGTCAATACGAGTACAACGGCAGCGGAGGCTTTGGCATGGCGCGAATCTTAA
- a CDS encoding glycosyltransferase, with amino-acid sequence MARILILIGGHLCTAPRPQKEAAALAAAGHEVLVAGIWFDPKLCDRDRELMANQSWKFQPILDFRGLTIGQKLQRLGIRLQAKVARSLYQKFQMTLPALLGYGAPAMLRFAKTYWADLTIVHSEAGLWVGQQLQQQGYTVGVDFEDWFSEDLLPSAKAQRPIAWIQSLEASLARNCQYCLTPSQAMAQAMANAYQSPTPTAIYNAFSSLFPAAYKNLTARNSQISSSEQQAHDRQDFATPSLHWFSQTIGPGRGLETLLAALPKVQAPIQIHLRGNCPAVYRDWLMAQVPEGWHDRLFIHETVANSALPWRIAEHDIGLALETTTIPSRDLTVTNKLFQYLQAGLAVIATDTAGQREVLQAHPQAGQLIPSDDPIALAQAINTWAQQPEQLAIAKQAAIQAGRAIDWETQIPQLLHRVELALRPAHTQLPPTPSSILV; translated from the coding sequence ATGGCGCGAATCTTAATTTTAATCGGTGGCCATCTCTGCACGGCTCCCCGTCCCCAAAAGGAAGCAGCGGCTTTGGCGGCGGCAGGTCACGAGGTTCTGGTTGCTGGGATTTGGTTTGATCCAAAATTGTGCGATCGCGATCGGGAATTGATGGCAAACCAGTCTTGGAAATTTCAACCGATTTTGGATTTTCGGGGACTGACGATCGGTCAAAAACTACAGCGATTGGGCATTCGTCTACAAGCAAAAGTTGCCCGATCGCTCTACCAGAAGTTCCAAATGACCCTACCTGCGCTGTTGGGCTATGGGGCTCCAGCGATGCTGCGCTTTGCGAAAACCTATTGGGCGGATTTAACGATCGTCCATTCGGAAGCGGGCCTGTGGGTGGGACAGCAGTTACAACAACAGGGCTATACCGTTGGCGTTGACTTTGAAGATTGGTTTTCTGAAGACTTACTGCCTTCTGCTAAGGCACAACGCCCGATCGCTTGGATTCAGTCGTTAGAAGCCAGTCTCGCCCGTAACTGCCAGTATTGTTTAACCCCTTCCCAGGCAATGGCCCAGGCAATGGCAAATGCCTATCAAAGTCCAACACCAACGGCAATCTATAATGCATTCTCCAGCCTGTTTCCAGCCGCGTATAAAAATTTGACTGCTCGCAATTCGCAGATTTCTAGTTCTGAGCAGCAGGCCCACGATCGCCAGGATTTTGCAACGCCTTCCTTGCATTGGTTTTCCCAAACGATCGGGCCTGGTCGTGGACTGGAAACTCTGCTAGCTGCCCTGCCTAAGGTACAAGCCCCGATTCAAATTCACCTGCGGGGCAACTGTCCAGCAGTGTATCGCGATTGGTTAATGGCACAGGTTCCCGAGGGCTGGCACGATCGCCTATTTATTCACGAGACGGTGGCTAATTCAGCGTTACCATGGCGCATTGCTGAGCACGACATTGGTCTTGCGTTGGAAACGACCACGATTCCCAGCCGCGATCTGACTGTAACGAACAAACTGTTTCAGTATCTCCAGGCGGGATTGGCGGTGATTGCCACGGATACCGCAGGGCAACGGGAAGTCCTCCAAGCCCATCCCCAGGCGGGACAGTTGATTCCCAGTGATGACCCGATCGCCCTAGCGCAGGCCATCAACACCTGGGCTCAGCAACCGGAGCAACTCGCGATCGCGAAGCAGGCGGCTATCCAGGCAGGACGTGCGATCGACTGGGAAACGCAGATTCCACAATTGTTACATCGGGTGGAACTGGCCCTACGCCCCGCGCACACTCAGTTACCGCCAACACCCTCTTCCATCTTGGTGTAA
- a CDS encoding glycosyltransferase, with translation MRILLTADPELPVPPTLYGGIERIIDFVARGLKERGHTVGLVAHRDSICPVDRLFPWPGLQSQSLSDTVMNTTTLWRSVQQFQPDILHSFSRLQYLLPLLPQSLPKVMSYQRQPTPKTVGMAAKLGGNNLSFTGCSEHICRQGRLAGGTWTSVHNGIELERYQFQAHVSNDAPLVFLSRLEQIKGVHNAIAVAKATGRRLLIAGNRVSSPEGEAYWQTEIAPYLDKDGIEYVGPVNDVQKNELLGQAAAMIVPIEWDEPFGIVFAEALACGTPVISSPRGALPEIVRPGVDGFLVKSIDEAIAAVRQLETIDRQNCRERAETHFAANVIVDHYEALYRRLCAKGQATPALC, from the coding sequence ATGCGAATTCTACTCACCGCTGACCCTGAATTACCCGTTCCTCCGACCCTCTACGGTGGCATCGAGCGCATTATTGATTTCGTGGCACGGGGATTAAAGGAACGTGGCCATACCGTGGGTTTGGTGGCCCATCGCGATTCAATTTGCCCCGTCGATCGCCTGTTCCCCTGGCCCGGATTACAATCCCAATCGCTGTCAGATACGGTGATGAATACGACAACGCTTTGGCGATCGGTGCAGCAATTCCAGCCGGATATTTTGCATAGCTTTTCGCGATTGCAATATCTTCTGCCCCTGTTGCCGCAATCGTTGCCCAAAGTTATGTCCTACCAGCGGCAACCCACGCCTAAAACCGTTGGCATGGCTGCGAAATTAGGCGGCAATAACCTCTCCTTTACAGGCTGTAGCGAACATATTTGTCGGCAAGGTCGCCTAGCGGGAGGCACTTGGACGAGTGTTCACAATGGCATTGAACTAGAACGCTATCAGTTTCAAGCCCACGTCAGCAACGATGCGCCGCTGGTCTTTTTGAGCCGATTGGAACAAATTAAAGGCGTGCACAACGCGATCGCGGTGGCCAAGGCAACGGGACGGCGGTTATTAATCGCTGGAAACCGTGTCTCCAGTCCCGAAGGAGAAGCCTACTGGCAAACGGAAATTGCACCCTATTTGGATAAAGACGGCATTGAATACGTTGGCCCCGTGAACGATGTCCAGAAAAACGAACTGCTGGGTCAAGCAGCGGCGATGATTGTCCCGATCGAATGGGATGAACCCTTTGGCATTGTCTTTGCAGAAGCGCTGGCCTGTGGAACCCCCGTGATTTCCAGCCCACGTGGGGCCTTGCCGGAAATTGTTCGACCGGGTGTTGATGGGTTCCTGGTGAAGTCGATCGATGAAGCGATCGCAGCGGTGCGGCAACTGGAGACAATAGATCGTCAAAATTGCCGAGAACGGGCAGAAACACATTTTGCTGCCAACGTGATTGTCGATCACTACGAAGCCCTCTACCGTCGCCTGTGCGCCAAGGGCCAAGCCACTCCAGCCCTGTGCTAA
- a CDS encoding glycosyltransferase family 4 protein, producing the protein MKKLAIVLSHPIQYYAPWFRHLHADPELQLKVFYLWNFGVSQVIDRGFGQKIQWDIPLLEGYDYEFVANTSSNPGTHHIRGLQNPTLIPQIRAYEPDTVLLMNYNYASLYHFLWHWQDCPILFRGDSHRLIPERGIKAWLRQQWITQVYQHFDRILYVGKANYHYFRTHGVAAEKLFFSPHTIENDRFMAQADLAHDQARQWKQELGIPAHHKVILFAGKFIPKKRPIDLVNAFAQANLPDTSLLLVGAGALESDLRTLAAQHSQIYFAPFQNQSFMPRTYAIADVFVLPSYGNSETWGLAVNEAMCLGKPIIVSDHVGCAEDLVRPGHNGLIFPAGNVEALAQCLQQMLASPATLAIYGEASRQLIQNYSYAQASQGLKQAMGIVG; encoded by the coding sequence ATGAAAAAATTAGCGATCGTACTCTCCCATCCTATTCAGTACTATGCTCCCTGGTTTCGCCATCTCCATGCCGATCCTGAACTTCAACTGAAAGTATTTTATCTTTGGAATTTTGGTGTTTCGCAAGTCATCGATCGGGGCTTTGGTCAAAAGATTCAATGGGATATTCCACTCCTGGAAGGCTATGATTATGAATTCGTAGCCAATACGAGTTCCAATCCCGGCACCCACCACATTCGGGGCTTGCAAAATCCCACCCTGATTCCCCAAATTCGTGCCTACGAACCGGATACGGTTTTGTTGATGAATTATAACTATGCCAGCCTCTATCATTTCCTATGGCATTGGCAGGATTGCCCAATTCTCTTCCGAGGCGATTCCCACCGTCTTATCCCAGAACGGGGAATTAAAGCTTGGTTACGGCAACAGTGGATCACGCAAGTCTACCAACACTTCGATCGTATTCTCTACGTCGGTAAAGCCAACTATCACTATTTCCGCACCCACGGTGTCGCAGCAGAAAAACTCTTCTTCTCACCCCATACAATCGAAAACGATCGCTTCATGGCCCAAGCGGATCTCGCCCACGACCAGGCTAGGCAGTGGAAGCAGGAACTTGGCATTCCGGCACACCATAAAGTAATTCTCTTCGCCGGGAAGTTCATTCCTAAAAAACGTCCGATCGATTTAGTTAACGCCTTTGCGCAAGCGAATCTACCGGATACCTCGTTATTACTAGTTGGGGCAGGTGCGTTGGAATCGGATTTACGAACCCTGGCCGCCCAGCATTCCCAGATTTATTTCGCACCGTTCCAAAACCAAAGTTTCATGCCCCGCACCTACGCGATCGCGGATGTCTTTGTCCTGCCCAGCTACGGCAATTCAGAAACCTGGGGCCTCGCGGTGAACGAAGCCATGTGTTTAGGGAAACCGATCATTGTTAGCGATCATGTCGGCTGTGCGGAGGATTTGGTGCGCCCTGGTCACAACGGCTTAATTTTCCCTGCTGGAAATGTAGAAGCGCTAGCCCAGTGCCTCCAGCAAATGTTAGCCAGTCCAGCGACGCTAGCCATTTACGGGGAAGCCAGCCGCCAACTGATTCAGAACTATAGCTATGCCCAAGCCAGCCAAGGGCTGAAACAAGCCATGGGGATTGTGGGCTAA